Proteins from a genomic interval of Anas platyrhynchos isolate ZD024472 breed Pekin duck chromosome 4, IASCAAS_PekinDuck_T2T, whole genome shotgun sequence:
- the SMIM18 gene encoding small integral membrane protein 18, producing MATLNATHWNETTSIYQYLGFQVQKIYPFHDNWNTACFVILIIFIFTVVSLVVLAFLYELLDCCCCVKNKTMKDLENEPNPVRAMMNSFRKRETEVV from the coding sequence ATGGCAACCCTCAACGCCACTCACTGGAACGAGACCACCTCCATCTACCAGTACCTGGGCTTCCAAGTGCAAAAAATTTACCCCTTCCACGATAACTGGAACACTGCCTGCTTTGTTATTCTGATCATATTCATCTTTACTGTCGTCTCTCTGGTGGTGCTGGCATTCCTCTACGAACTGCTAGACTGTTGCTGctgtgtgaaaaacaaaactatgaaagACTTGGAGAACGAGCCCAACCCTGTTAGAGCGATGATGAACAGCTTCAGAAAGCGCGAAACAGAGGTGGTGTAG
- the RBPMS gene encoding RNA-binding protein with multiple splicing, translated as MSGGPGEREGGPGEPGLPEEEVRTLFVSGLPLDIKPRELYLLFRPFKGYEGSLIKLTSKQPVGFVSFDSRSEAEAAKNALNGIRFDPEIPQTLRLEFAKANTKMAKSKLVGTPNPSTPLPNAVPQFIAREPYELTVPALYPSSPEVWGPYPLYPAELAPALPPPAFTYPASLHAQMRWLPPSEAGSQGWKSRQFC; from the exons ATGAGCGGCGGCCCCGGCGAGCGGGAGGGCGGCCCCGGCGAGCCCGGCCTGCCCGAGGAGGAG GTGAGGACCCTCTTCGTCAGCGGCCTGCCCCTGGACATCAAGCCCCGGGAGCTCTACCTGCTCTTCAGGCCCTTCAAG GGCTACGAGGGCTCGCTCATAAAGCTCACCTCCAAGCAG cccgtGGGGTTCGTCAGCTTCGACAGCCGCTCAGAGGCCGAGGCTGCCAAGAACGCGCTGAAC GGCATCCGCTTCGACCCCGAGATCCCCCAGACGCTGCGGCTGGAGTTCGCCAAGGCCAACACCAAGATGGCCAAGAGCAAGCTGGTGGGCACCCCCAACCCCAGCACACCCCTCCCCAACGCCGTACCTCAGTTCATCGCCAGAGAGCCCT ACGAGCTCACAGTGCCTGCACTTTACCCCAGTAGCCCTGAAGTGTGGGGGCCGTACCCCCTGTACCCGGCGGAGTTAGCGCCCGCTCTACCTCCTCCTGCTTTCACCTACCCCGCTTCGCTGCACGCCCAG ATGCGCTGGCTCCCTCCCTCCGAGGCTGGTTCTCAGGGCTGGAAGTCCCGTCAGTTCTGCTGA
- the GTF2E2 gene encoding transcription initiation factor IIE subunit beta isoform X1, protein MDPSLLRERELFKKRALSTPAVEKRPAPSSDSAASKKKKAKVEQSGSSGSKQSADHSNGSFNLKALSGGSGYKFGVLAKIVNYMKTRHQRGDTHPLTLEEILDETQHLDIGLKQKQWLMSEALVNNPKIEVVDGKYAFKPKYNLKDKKALLRLLDKHDQRGLGGILLEDIEEGLPNAQKAIKALGDQIIFVNRPDKKKILFYNDKSCQFTVDEEFQKLWRSIPVDSMDEEKIEEYLKRQGISSMQEAGPKKIAPIQRRKKPASQKKRRFKTHNDHLAGVLKDYSDVVPGKQ, encoded by the exons ATGGATCCCAGCCTGCTGAGGGAGCGGGAGCTGTTCAAGAAGCGAGCCCTCTCCACGCCGGCCGTAGAGAAGCGCCCAGCGCCATCTTCCGACTCCGCGGCCTCCAAGAAGAAGAAGGCGAAGGTAGAGCAGAGCGGCTCGTCCGGCTCCAAGCAGAGCGCAG ATCACAGCAATGGATCATTTAACCTGAAAGCCCTTTCAGGAGGCTCTGGCTACAAGTTTGGAGTCCTTGCTAAGATAGTGAATTACATGAAG ACTCGGCACCAGCGTGGTGATACACATCCATTAACCCTAGAAGAGATTTTGGATGAAACACAGCATTTAGATATTGGACTCAAACAGAAGCAATGGTTAATGAGCGAG GCTCTAGTCAACAATCCGAAAATAGAAGTTGTAGATGGGAAGTATGCTTTCAAACCCAAGTACAACTTGAAAGATAAAAAGGCTCTGCTCAGGCTCCTGGACAAGCATGACCAGCGAGGGCTGGGAGGAATCCTTTTAGAAGATATTGAGGAAGGGCTACCCAATGCACAGAAAGCCATAAAG GCTTTAGGGGACCAGATCATCTTTGTTAATCGCCCCGATAAGAAGAAAATTCTCTTCTACAATGATAAGAGTTGTCAGTTTACTGTGGATGAAG AGTTTCAGAAGCTGTGGAGGAGCATTCCCGTGGATTCTATGGATGAGGAGAAAATAGAAGAGTACCTGAAACGACAGGGTATTTCTTCCATGCAAGAAGCTGGACCAAAGAAAATA GCTCCTATTCAGAGGAGAAAGAAACCCGCTTCTCAGAAGAAACGCCGATTTAAGACTCACAATGACCATTTGGCTGGAGTATTAAAAGATTACTCTGATGTCGTTCCTGGCAAACAGTGA
- the DCTN6 gene encoding dynactin subunit 6: MAEKAQKSVKIAPGAVVCVESEIRGDVTIGPRTVIHPKARIIAEAGPIVIGEGNLIEEQALIINGYPENITPETEQMEPKPMVIGTNNVFEVGCYSQAMKVGDNNVIESKAFVGRNVILTSGCIIGACCNVNTYEVIPENTVIYGADCLRRVQTERPQPQTLQLDFLMKILPNYHHLKKTMKTASTPVKS, translated from the exons ATGGCGGAGAAGGCGCAGAAGAG CGTGAAGATCGCGCCTGGGGCCGTGGTGTGTGTGGAGAGCGAGATCCGCGGGGACGTCACCATCG GGCCCAGGACGGTGATCCACCCCAAGGCCAGGATCATCGCGGAGGCGGGACCGATTGTGATCGGGGAAGGCAACCTGATAGAGGAGCAGGCGCTCATCATCAATGG GTACCCAGAAAATATTACGCCAGAAACCGAACAGATGGAGCCCAAGCCCATGGTCATCGGCACCAACAATGTTTTTGAAGTTGGGTGCT ATTCGCAGGCCATGAAAGTGGGAGATAACAACGTCATCGAGTCGAAAG CATTTGTCGGCAGGAATGTGATTCTGACGAGCGGCTGCATCATCGGGGCCTGCTGCAACGTCAACACCTACGAGGTGATCCCCGAGAACACCGTCATCTACGGGGCCGACTGCCTTCGCCGCGTGCAGACCGAGCGGCCGCAG CCCCAAACGCTGCAGCTGGATTTCCTGATGAAGATCTTGCCCAATTACCATCACCTGAAGAAGACCATGAAGACCGCGTCCACACCTGTCAAGAGCTGA
- the GTF2E2 gene encoding transcription initiation factor IIE subunit beta isoform X2, translated as MDPSLLRERELFKKRALSTPAVEKRPAPSSDSAASKKKKAKVEQSGSSGSKQSADHSNGSFNLKALSGGSGYKFGVLAKIVNYMKTRHQRGDTHPLTLEEILDETQHLDIGLKQKQWLMSEALVNNPKIEVVDGKYAFKPKYNLKDKKALLRLLDKHDQRGLGGILLEDIEEGLPNAQKAIKALGDQIIFVNRPDKKKILFYNDKSCQFTVDEAYLSVYRDL; from the exons ATGGATCCCAGCCTGCTGAGGGAGCGGGAGCTGTTCAAGAAGCGAGCCCTCTCCACGCCGGCCGTAGAGAAGCGCCCAGCGCCATCTTCCGACTCCGCGGCCTCCAAGAAGAAGAAGGCGAAGGTAGAGCAGAGCGGCTCGTCCGGCTCCAAGCAGAGCGCAG ATCACAGCAATGGATCATTTAACCTGAAAGCCCTTTCAGGAGGCTCTGGCTACAAGTTTGGAGTCCTTGCTAAGATAGTGAATTACATGAAG ACTCGGCACCAGCGTGGTGATACACATCCATTAACCCTAGAAGAGATTTTGGATGAAACACAGCATTTAGATATTGGACTCAAACAGAAGCAATGGTTAATGAGCGAG GCTCTAGTCAACAATCCGAAAATAGAAGTTGTAGATGGGAAGTATGCTTTCAAACCCAAGTACAACTTGAAAGATAAAAAGGCTCTGCTCAGGCTCCTGGACAAGCATGACCAGCGAGGGCTGGGAGGAATCCTTTTAGAAGATATTGAGGAAGGGCTACCCAATGCACAGAAAGCCATAAAG GCTTTAGGGGACCAGATCATCTTTGTTAATCGCCCCGATAAGAAGAAAATTCTCTTCTACAATGATAAGAGTTGTCAGTTTACTGTGGATGAAG CATATTTGTCCGTGTATCGTGATCTCTAA